In Capillimicrobium parvum, a genomic segment contains:
- a CDS encoding 6-pyruvoyl trahydropterin synthase family protein — translation MFSVTVRDHMMIAHSLRGEVFGPAQQLHGATYVVDATFRRATLDADGIVVDIGRAGDALRAVVAELGYRNLDDVADFAGMNTTTEALARFVADRLADRARAGAMGDGARDLDGLAVTLRESHVAWASYERAL, via the coding sequence GTGTTCAGCGTGACGGTCCGCGACCACATGATGATCGCCCACAGCCTGCGGGGCGAGGTGTTCGGGCCCGCGCAGCAGCTGCATGGAGCGACGTATGTCGTCGACGCGACGTTTCGGCGCGCGACCCTCGACGCCGACGGCATCGTCGTCGACATCGGTCGTGCGGGCGACGCGCTTCGCGCGGTGGTGGCCGAGCTCGGATACCGCAACCTCGACGACGTCGCGGACTTCGCGGGCATGAACACCACCACCGAGGCGCTCGCCCGGTTCGTCGCGGACCGGCTCGCCGACCGCGCCCGGGCCGGTGCCATGGGCGACGGGGCGCGGGACCTCGACGGGCTCGCCGTCACGCTGCGCGAGTCCCACGTGGCGTGGGCGAGCTACGAGCGAGCGCTGTGA